The Candidatus Atribacteria bacterium ADurb.Bin276 genome segment GAATACGTGAAGGCCGGCTCATTGCCGAAACCTGGCATGGATTCCCAGAATGGGGTTGGTACGGAACTAAATATGCTGTAATGTTGGCGCTTGGTTTAAAAGATATGGTTCCTCAATTCTTTGACATTCGACCCAGAATTGAATGGCAGGGGAATGCCGATAAATTTTATCCCAATCCCGAATTAGAACCTATCGATTGGAATGCCATCAAAGAAGCCTATCAAAAATAATTGTCTCTTATAAAGATCTGCTCCCCTTCATTCTTGAGACAATCATGGCTCTTTTGAGTACTAATCCATAATACCACTCAATAAAAGCTATGATTGTCTTTTTGTTTCAGTAATTGGGTGAAAAAAAAGGAAGAATTGAAAGGAGGATAAGAGAATGGATTTAGGCTTTCAGGGAAAAATTGTAGTTATTACCGGAGCTGCTGCTGGAATCGGCTCGGCTGCTGCTGAGTTGTTTGCCCAGGAAGGAGCCAAAGTCATGATTGCCGATCTGGACAGCAATCGAGGGAAAGAAATCGAGAAAAAGATCCAGGATCACTCAGGGTATGCTGAATTCCACTTAGTCAATATAACTCGGGAAGAAGAAGTTCAAAAGATGATTCATTCCATCATTGCATCCCATCATCGAATTGACATCTTAGTCAACAATGCCGGATTATATGCTCACGGAGATGCTTTATCCTTCAATGAAGAAATTTGGGAGAAAATCGTCTCGGTCAATATTAAAGGGGTCCTATGGTGTATCAAGCAGGTGGGACTGCAAATGGTTAAGCAAAAACGGGGAGTAATCGTCAATGTTGCTTCCGAAGCAGGATTGGTTGGAATCGCCAATCAGATTGTTTACAACCTCACCAAAGCCGCGGTTATCTCAATCACTCAAAGCTGTGCTATTGATTTAATCCCTTACGGCATTCGGACCAACTGCATTTGTCCGGGAACAACTCTCACCCCGCTGGTAGAAGCATCCCTGGCACAAGCGAGCGATCCCTTCTCTACTCGTGAAAAATTAGAAAACAGCCGACCTATCCAACGGTTGGGAAAACCAGAAGAAATCGCTGCTGCTATTCTCACCCTCAGCTCCGAAGTAATTGGTTATGCTCATGGAACCATCATGAATGTTGATGGAGGGTACACCATATGGTGAATCTTGAACCTACCCCATCCCTGGTTATCAAAAATGTCAGCAAAAAATTCCCTGGTGTAGAAGCACTGAAAAATATCAATTTAGATATTTACTCTGGAGAGATTCATGCCATTTTGGGAGAAAATGGTGCCGGGAAAAGTACCCTCATGAAAATTCTGGTGGGCATTATTCCCCGGGATTCTGGTGAAATATTACTGGAAAATAAAAGCCTCCATTTAGAAAACCCTCGGCTTGCTCTTCAAGCTGGGATTGCCTTGGTCCATCAAGATTTATCCCTCCTTCCCTATCTCTCGGTTGCTGAAAATATCTTTTTAGGCCGATGGCCCAAA includes the following:
- the cpnA_2 gene encoding Cyclopentanol dehydrogenase, translated to MDLGFQGKIVVITGAAAGIGSAAAELFAQEGAKVMIADLDSNRGKEIEKKIQDHSGYAEFHLVNITREEEVQKMIHSIIASHHRIDILVNNAGLYAHGDALSFNEEIWEKIVSVNIKGVLWCIKQVGLQMVKQKRGVIVNVASEAGLVGIANQIVYNLTKAAVISITQSCAIDLIPYGIRTNCICPGTTLTPLVEASLAQASDPFSTREKLENSRPIQRLGKPEEIAAAILTLSSEVIGYAHGTIMNVDGGYTIW